Proteins encoded within one genomic window of Meriones unguiculatus strain TT.TT164.6M chromosome 20, Bangor_MerUng_6.1, whole genome shotgun sequence:
- the LOC110541928 gene encoding amine sulfotransferase-like isoform X2 codes for MDSNSFCEGTIWTQQILSLIYFEGHRNNTENMQTMDRAPFFEYNVHNLDYAKMPSPRIFASHLPYYLAPKALKNKKVKILYIYRNPKDVLTSYYYFSNLIAVLQDANSIENFMQRFLDGKLVGSLWFDHIRGWYEHRHDFNILFMSFEDMKMNLKSSVLKICSFLEKELSEEDIDAVVRQAMFQNMKSDPRANYDDIIKNEIGVKNDEGRFLRKGNIQ; via the exons ATGGACTCAAATTCCTTTTGTGAAG gtACCATCTGGACTCAGCAGATCCTCAGCCTGATTTATTTTGAGGGCCACAGGAATAACACCGAAAATATGCAAACAATGGATAGAGCACCATTCTTTGAGTACAATGTTCATAATTTGGACTATGCCAAAATGCCATCACCTCGCATCTTTGCTTCCCACCTCCCATATTATTTAGCACCAAAAGCACTCAAGaacaaaaaagtcaaa ATTCTTTATATCTACAGAAATCCTAAAGATGTTTTGACCTCCTATTACTATTTCTCAAATTTGATCGCTGTACTTCAAGATGCAAATTCTATAGAAAATTTTATGCAAAGATTTCTGGATGGAAAAC TGGTAGGAAGCCTTTGGTTTGACCACATAAGAGGCTGGTATGAACACAGACATGATTTCAACATCCTGTTCATGAGCTTTGAAGATATGAAGATG AACCTCAAAAGCTCAGTGCTTAAAATCTGCAGTTttctggagaaagagctgagtgAAGAAGATATagatgctgttgtgagacaagctATGTTTCAGAACATGAAATCTGACCCACGGGCAAATTATGACGacattataaaaaatgaaattgggGTAAAAAATGATGAGGGAAGATTCCTTCGCAAAGGTAATATTCAGTAG
- the LOC110541928 gene encoding amine sulfotransferase-like isoform X1 produces MDNENECLLKFKGYNFEKSLVKMEIVKNMDNYEFRDDDVFIITYPKSGTIWTQQILSLIYFEGHRNNTENMQTMDRAPFFEYNVHNLDYAKMPSPRIFASHLPYYLAPKALKNKKVKILYIYRNPKDVLTSYYYFSNLIAVLQDANSIENFMQRFLDGKLVGSLWFDHIRGWYEHRHDFNILFMSFEDMKMNLKSSVLKICSFLEKELSEEDIDAVVRQAMFQNMKSDPRANYDDIIKNEIGVKNDEGRFLRKGNIQ; encoded by the exons ATGgacaatgaaaatgaatgtttaCTTAAATTCAAAGGCTATAATTTTGAAAAATCTTTAGTTAAAATGGAGATAGTGAAAAATATGGATAATTATGAATTTAGAGATGATGATGTCTTCATAATCACATATCCAAAATCTG gtACCATCTGGACTCAGCAGATCCTCAGCCTGATTTATTTTGAGGGCCACAGGAATAACACCGAAAATATGCAAACAATGGATAGAGCACCATTCTTTGAGTACAATGTTCATAATTTGGACTATGCCAAAATGCCATCACCTCGCATCTTTGCTTCCCACCTCCCATATTATTTAGCACCAAAAGCACTCAAGaacaaaaaagtcaaa ATTCTTTATATCTACAGAAATCCTAAAGATGTTTTGACCTCCTATTACTATTTCTCAAATTTGATCGCTGTACTTCAAGATGCAAATTCTATAGAAAATTTTATGCAAAGATTTCTGGATGGAAAAC TGGTAGGAAGCCTTTGGTTTGACCACATAAGAGGCTGGTATGAACACAGACATGATTTCAACATCCTGTTCATGAGCTTTGAAGATATGAAGATG AACCTCAAAAGCTCAGTGCTTAAAATCTGCAGTTttctggagaaagagctgagtgAAGAAGATATagatgctgttgtgagacaagctATGTTTCAGAACATGAAATCTGACCCACGGGCAAATTATGACGacattataaaaaatgaaattgggGTAAAAAATGATGAGGGAAGATTCCTTCGCAAAGGTAATATTCAGTAG